From Woronichinia naegeliana WA131, the proteins below share one genomic window:
- a CDS encoding DivIVA domain-containing protein: MARRENPNTEIPATKSLGRRRVVDFDIQQELAQLQELIYESFHIPVSPWTIIDEGKILDQIELISDNLPEAIQKALAVLDQEEAIMRQAEEYAQRIIQSAQQQAAKILDESGIIQQAEQQAAQVRYQVQQECESMQRQTLGELEQIRQVTTQELQQYRQQTVRECQEIQRDADNYADTVLGRLEQELGEMIRIVHNGRQRLYDNSPSNNPNNPNNPNNPNNPNNPNNPNNPNNPNNPNNPNSNNPNVVQTAIAPIADRPRRRSR, translated from the coding sequence ATGGCACGTCGCGAGAATCCTAATACTGAGATCCCTGCAACCAAATCCCTGGGTCGTCGTCGGGTTGTCGATTTTGACATTCAACAGGAGTTAGCACAACTTCAGGAACTGATCTATGAGAGTTTTCATATTCCGGTTTCTCCTTGGACGATAATCGATGAGGGTAAAATTCTCGATCAAATTGAATTAATCAGCGACAATCTACCAGAGGCTATCCAAAAAGCCCTGGCCGTTCTCGATCAGGAAGAGGCGATCATGCGACAAGCCGAGGAATATGCCCAGCGGATTATTCAATCAGCCCAACAACAGGCGGCTAAGATTCTAGATGAATCGGGAATTATTCAGCAGGCAGAACAACAGGCTGCTCAGGTTCGTTATCAAGTTCAACAGGAATGCGAATCGATGCAACGTCAAACCCTAGGAGAGTTAGAACAAATTCGGCAGGTGACAACCCAGGAATTACAGCAGTATCGCCAGCAAACAGTACGAGAGTGCCAAGAAATTCAACGAGATGCGGATAATTATGCAGATACAGTACTAGGTCGTTTAGAGCAGGAATTGGGGGAAATGATTCGTATTGTTCATAATGGCCGCCAACGTCTCTACGATAATTCCCCTAGCAATAATCCCAATAATCCCAATAATCCCAATAATCCCAATAATCCCAATAATCCCAATAATCCCAATAATCCCAATAATCCCAATAATCCCAATAATCCCAATAGTAATAATCCGAATGTTGTGCAGACAGCGATCGCCCCTATAGCCGATAGACCTCGTAGGCGATCGCGGTAA
- a CDS encoding glycosyltransferase: protein MRKLYFLVPGTGGKYTCGGLSVELKTLALAQQICLAEVVTYRQREKEVLFLDDLLRQKSLADVIFVISWGFDVAKLAARLKRQNVIYHAHSAGYGFRLPPSIPIIAVSRNTMGYWGQRSPNSMIYYLPNQINDEFQNLNRDRDLDVLVQTRKSSTYLMQELIPALQKRCKLYVVDSYVDNLAALFNRTKAYLYDSAEYWALQGVSEGFGLQPMEALACGCQVFSSINGGLSDYLDPGFNCHKIAGYSTEYDVQRILKVINRPVTDNSSSLFTQLVAEYRTENILRRLQVILEDINQFFDCKEQLSSSIPSLSSTRMLTLQGQRIFDKLKKKLGLSKKAKSLG, encoded by the coding sequence ATGAGAAAGCTATACTTTTTAGTCCCTGGTACAGGAGGGAAATATACCTGTGGCGGTCTCTCGGTAGAATTAAAAACCCTTGCTCTGGCCCAGCAAATCTGTTTGGCGGAGGTAGTGACTTATCGGCAACGGGAAAAAGAGGTTTTATTTCTCGATGATTTACTGAGACAAAAAAGCTTAGCAGATGTCATTTTTGTGATTAGCTGGGGTTTTGATGTTGCCAAACTAGCGGCTAGACTAAAACGTCAAAACGTCATCTATCATGCCCATAGCGCGGGCTACGGCTTTAGATTACCTCCTAGTATCCCCATCATTGCCGTCAGTCGAAATACGATGGGTTATTGGGGACAGCGATCTCCTAATTCCATGATTTATTATTTACCTAATCAAATTAATGATGAATTTCAGAACTTAAACCGCGATCGGGATCTTGATGTATTGGTGCAGACCCGCAAATCCTCCACCTACTTGATGCAAGAACTTATTCCAGCCTTGCAAAAGCGATGTAAATTATACGTTGTGGATTCCTACGTGGACAATCTTGCCGCTCTCTTCAATCGAACGAAAGCATACCTCTACGATTCGGCTGAATACTGGGCACTTCAGGGAGTTAGCGAAGGATTTGGGCTACAACCGATGGAAGCTTTGGCCTGTGGTTGTCAGGTTTTTTCTAGCATCAATGGTGGTCTGTCCGACTATCTTGATCCTGGTTTTAATTGTCACAAAATTGCTGGCTATTCTACCGAGTATGATGTACAACGCATTCTTAAGGTGATTAATCGTCCAGTAACGGATAATTCCTCTTCACTATTTACGCAATTAGTTGCCGAATATCGGACTGAAAATATTCTGAGGCGTTTACAGGTCATTCTGGAAGATATTAATCAATTCTTTGATTGTAAAGAACAGCTTTCCTCTAGCATCCCTAGTTTGAGCAGTACACGAATGTTAACGTTACAAGGGCAAAGAATATTCGATAAGTTAAAGAAGAAATTAGGACTTTCAAAAAAGGCTAAGTCACTGGGCTAA
- a CDS encoding DUF4277 domain-containing protein yields the protein MTKLSVKNLDHLGIIATIVDELGIVDYINEQLQENDRAEISAGLVVKAMILNGLGFTHSPLYLFSQFFEDKPLEHLLGKGVKASYLNDDRLGRVLDLIFMAGLSTGQKA from the coding sequence ATGACTAAGTTAAGCGTTAAAAATCTAGACCATTTAGGGATAATCGCTACCATAGTTGACGAACTTGGCATCGTGGATTACATTAATGAACAGTTACAAGAAAATGACCGTGCCGAAATCAGCGCAGGTCTAGTGGTCAAAGCAATGATTCTCAATGGTCTAGGATTTACCCACTCTCCGTTGTATTTATTCAGTCAGTTTTTTGAAGATAAACCCCTAGAACATCTCTTAGGAAAAGGAGTAAAAGCCAGTTACCTGAACGATGACCGTTTAGGGAGAGTCTTAGATTTAATATTTATGGCAGGCCTAAGTACAGGACAAAAGGCTTGA
- a CDS encoding NifU family protein, with the protein MELTVANVETVLDEMRPYLIADGGNVEIVDLDGPIVKVRLQGACGSCPSSTMTLKMGIERRLREMIPEIAEVEQVI; encoded by the coding sequence ATGGAACTAACCGTAGCTAATGTAGAAACTGTTTTAGACGAAATGCGCCCTTACTTAATTGCGGATGGCGGTAATGTGGAAATTGTTGACCTTGATGGCCCCATTGTTAAAGTACGCTTACAAGGTGCTTGTGGTTCCTGTCCTAGTTCGACTATGACACTCAAAATGGGGATTGAACGCCGCCTCAGAGAGATGATTCCTGAAATTGCCGAAGTAGAGCAAGTGATCTAG
- a CDS encoding NUDIX hydrolase — protein sequence MTFRNPVPTVDIIIELIDQPKRPILLIERKNPPYGWALPGGFVDYGERVEVAAIREAKEEIGLDVELIEQFYVYSDPNRDERQHTVSIVFIATARGVAHAADDAKKVGTFDLWELPNQLCFDHQKILQDYLHYRYYKLRPRLSF from the coding sequence ATGACATTTCGGAATCCCGTTCCTACTGTTGACATCATTATTGAACTGATTGATCAACCTAAACGTCCGATCCTACTGATTGAGCGTAAAAATCCTCCCTATGGTTGGGCCTTGCCTGGGGGATTTGTGGACTACGGAGAACGGGTCGAGGTGGCCGCTATTCGGGAAGCCAAAGAAGAAATTGGCTTAGATGTTGAATTAATTGAACAATTTTATGTTTATTCTGACCCTAATCGGGATGAACGTCAGCATACCGTCAGTATTGTCTTTATTGCTACTGCTAGGGGAGTCGCCCATGCCGCAGATGATGCCAAAAAAGTAGGAACCTTTGATCTTTGGGAATTACCAAATCAACTTTGTTTTGATCATCAAAAAATCCTGCAAGATTATCTCCACTATCGTTATTACAAGTTGCGTCCCCGTTTATCGTTTTGA
- a CDS encoding NAD(P)H-dependent glycerol-3-phosphate dehydrogenase — translation MENSGKMVTVLGAGHWGNGLASLVKKKQNSVCVWSRQSSDSLEQAVASAEVIISAVSMKGVKPTIAALQAINLKPETILATATKGLDLETLQTPSQLWHQAFPEQHLVVLSGPNLSKEIAAGLPTATAVASLDPTAAETVQNILSSEQFRVYVNADPLGTELGGTLKNVMAIAAGVCDGLNLGTNAKAALLTRALPEMMRVGIALGASPETFFGLSGLGDLLATCNSALSRNYQVGYKLSGGKSLTQILMESDGTAEGINTTDVVIQIAKARSLSVPITYQVYALLQGLITPQIAVKNLMARDLTSEFSV, via the coding sequence ATGGAAAATTCCGGCAAAATGGTGACTGTTCTGGGGGCTGGACATTGGGGAAACGGATTAGCCAGCTTAGTGAAAAAAAAGCAGAATTCTGTCTGTGTCTGGTCACGCCAAAGTTCCGATTCTTTAGAGCAGGCAGTGGCATCGGCAGAGGTGATTATTTCCGCTGTGTCCATGAAGGGGGTTAAACCGACGATCGCCGCTCTACAGGCCATTAATCTGAAACCGGAAACAATTCTGGCTACTGCTACCAAAGGATTAGATCTCGAAACCCTGCAAACGCCTTCTCAACTTTGGCATCAAGCCTTTCCTGAACAACATTTAGTGGTACTCTCTGGCCCTAATCTCTCCAAGGAAATTGCCGCAGGTCTCCCCACCGCAACGGCAGTCGCCAGTCTCGATCCCACCGCAGCGGAAACCGTACAAAATATTCTGTCTTCAGAACAGTTTCGGGTTTATGTCAATGCCGATCCCCTGGGAACAGAACTGGGGGGCACTTTAAAAAATGTCATGGCGATCGCCGCCGGAGTCTGTGATGGTCTGAATCTGGGAACGAATGCTAAGGCTGCTTTATTAACGAGGGCTTTACCAGAAATGATGCGAGTCGGAATCGCATTGGGAGCCTCACCGGAAACTTTTTTCGGACTATCGGGATTAGGAGATCTCTTGGCAACCTGTAATAGTGCTCTATCCCGCAACTATCAGGTCGGCTACAAACTGTCCGGCGGCAAGTCTTTAACCCAAATTTTGATGGAAAGTGACGGAACCGCTGAAGGAATCAATACCACAGACGTTGTTATCCAAATTGCTAAGGCGCGATCGCTGTCAGTCCCCATTACCTATCAAGTTTATGCCCTGCTCCAGGGACTCATTACGCCTCAAATCGCCGTCAAGAATCTCATGGCGAGAGATCTAACCTCAGAGTTTTCTGTTTAG
- the egtD gene encoding L-histidine N(alpha)-methyltransferase, translated as MITQNNPKERLQIENLLLTHPLSYTQHGNDVIKGLTQFPKILPPHYFYDDDGSHLFEQICHLPEYYPTRTEASILAKIAPVIAEITRVCDCIELGSGSSAKTRLLLSAYEELGYGIRYVPIDVSPVILEVSAQELLKEFSHLTIHGLVSTYELALQELPVSSLPTKMVVFLGSTLGNFTPEQCEQLFTQIYQALDPGDYFLFGVDLQKDIKVLEAAYNDSQGITAQFNLNMLRHLNWRFQGDFDLTRFQHRAFYNETESRIEMHLISQCSQVVHLKKLALAVNFADQETILTEISRKFNLATMAANLEKHHLQPLHSWTDPQQWFGVMLCQKIDS; from the coding sequence ATGATTACTCAAAATAACCCTAAGGAACGCCTTCAGATTGAGAATTTATTATTAACTCATCCCCTCAGTTATACCCAACACGGTAATGATGTTATTAAAGGATTAACCCAATTTCCCAAGATTTTACCCCCTCATTATTTCTATGATGATGATGGCTCTCACTTGTTTGAGCAGATCTGTCATTTACCTGAATACTATCCCACTCGAACAGAAGCCAGTATTCTCGCCAAAATCGCGCCAGTCATTGCGGAAATAACCCGTGTTTGTGATTGTATTGAGCTAGGAAGTGGGAGTTCTGCTAAAACCCGTTTATTACTCAGTGCTTATGAAGAATTAGGTTATGGGATTCGCTATGTGCCGATTGATGTTAGTCCAGTCATCCTAGAAGTCAGTGCCCAGGAATTATTAAAAGAGTTTTCTCACTTAACCATTCATGGATTGGTTAGCACCTACGAATTAGCCTTACAGGAGTTACCCGTTTCCTCTCTACCGACTAAAATGGTTGTTTTTTTAGGCAGTACTTTAGGCAACTTTACCCCTGAGCAATGTGAGCAATTATTTACCCAGATTTATCAGGCTCTAGACCCAGGTGATTATTTTTTATTTGGGGTGGATCTACAAAAAGACATAAAGGTTTTGGAAGCAGCCTATAACGATAGTCAGGGAATTACGGCGCAATTTAATTTGAATATGTTACGTCATCTCAATTGGCGATTTCAGGGAGATTTTGATCTCACACGATTTCAGCATCGGGCTTTTTATAATGAAACGGAATCTCGGATTGAAATGCATCTTATCAGCCAATGTTCCCAAGTTGTACATCTGAAAAAATTGGCTTTAGCGGTGAATTTTGCTGATCAGGAAACTATTTTGACGGAAATTTCTCGGAAATTTAATCTGGCGACGATGGCAGCCAATTTAGAAAAACACCACTTGCAACCTCTTCATAGTTGGACTGATCCACAACAATGGTTTGGTGTGATGCTGTGCCAAAAAATTGATTCCTAA
- the rdgB gene encoding RdgB/HAM1 family non-canonical purine NTP pyrophosphatase yields the protein MKTLVVATSNSGKLAEIQAYLVGRDCQLRLKPLALEIEETGETFLANACLKAAQVAQALGEWAIADDSGLAVAALQGAPGLYSARYGKTDAERIERLLRELGNHRHRQAKFVCAIALARPDGTIAAESEGICEGEILFAPRGKQGFGYDPIFYVPEYQKTFAEMTPAEKHQVSHRGKAFANLLPQWPA from the coding sequence ATGAAAACCCTGGTGGTGGCAACGAGTAATTCCGGTAAATTAGCTGAAATTCAAGCCTATTTGGTGGGACGAGATTGTCAACTCAGACTGAAACCCTTGGCATTAGAGATAGAAGAAACGGGTGAGACTTTTTTAGCCAATGCCTGTCTGAAGGCGGCCCAGGTAGCTCAAGCCTTAGGAGAATGGGCGATCGCTGATGATTCTGGGTTAGCGGTGGCAGCACTTCAGGGGGCACCAGGACTGTACTCAGCCCGTTATGGAAAAACCGATGCAGAGCGGATTGAACGGTTGCTACGAGAATTGGGAAATCATCGTCACCGTCAGGCAAAATTTGTTTGTGCGATCGCCTTGGCTCGTCCTGATGGCACAATTGCTGCCGAGAGTGAAGGCATCTGTGAAGGTGAAATTCTCTTTGCCCCTAGAGGAAAGCAGGGTTTTGGCTATGATCCCATATTTTACGTACCTGAGTATCAAAAGACCTTTGCCGAAATGACTCCAGCAGAAAAACACCAGGTCAGTCATCGAGGGAAAGCCTTCGCGAACTTACTCCCTCAATGGCCAGCCTGA
- a CDS encoding P-II family nitrogen regulator: protein MKKVEAIIRPFKLDEVKIALVNAGIVGMTVSEVRGFGRQKGQTERYRGSEYTVEFLQKLKIEIVVEDAQVDMVVDKLISAARTGEIGDGKIFVSPVDAVIRIRTGEKNLEAI, encoded by the coding sequence TTGAAAAAAGTAGAAGCCATTATCCGCCCCTTCAAGCTCGATGAAGTCAAAATCGCCCTTGTTAATGCTGGAATCGTTGGTATGACAGTTTCAGAGGTACGTGGTTTTGGTCGTCAAAAAGGCCAAACGGAACGCTATCGAGGTTCTGAATATACCGTGGAGTTCCTCCAAAAACTCAAGATCGAGATCGTTGTCGAAGATGCTCAGGTTGATATGGTTGTGGATAAACTGATCTCCGCAGCCAGAACTGGAGAAATCGGTGATGGGAAAATCTTTGTTAGTCCTGTTGATGCTGTCATTCGGATTCGGACAGGGGAAAAGAATCTAGAAGCGATCTAG
- a CDS encoding cation diffusion facilitator family transporter, with protein sequence MSAKSARPYTILSILAAIATIALKFGAYLLTDSVGLLSDAMESGVNLLAACVAFWALSLAAKPPDEEHPFGHGKAEYFSSGLESAFILIAALSIAIAAWGRLLDPQPLDKVELGLILSFLATAINGVVAWILLRAGKRLNSITLRADAHHIFTDVWTSIGVIIAILLVKITGWLILDPLIAIGVALNIIWTGIKLMRETLSGLLDQAIPKADIDRIIEIFSDYEVQEIRFHLLRTRLAGAERFISFHVLVPGCWTVQKGHDLCETLENAIAAKLPGSHVTTHLEPMEDPRSWEHSPKD encoded by the coding sequence ATGAGTGCTAAATCGGCTCGACCCTATACTATTCTGTCTATTTTGGCCGCGATCGCCACCATTGCCTTAAAATTCGGGGCCTATTTACTGACAGATTCGGTGGGACTGCTTTCTGATGCGATGGAATCAGGTGTTAACTTACTTGCTGCCTGTGTCGCGTTTTGGGCCTTGTCCTTGGCGGCCAAACCCCCCGATGAGGAACATCCTTTTGGTCATGGCAAAGCGGAATATTTTTCGAGTGGCTTAGAAAGTGCCTTTATTCTGATTGCTGCCCTCAGTATTGCGATCGCGGCCTGGGGAAGATTATTAGATCCTCAACCTTTGGATAAAGTTGAATTAGGTTTAATTCTCTCTTTTTTGGCCACAGCGATTAATGGGGTCGTTGCCTGGATCTTGCTCAGGGCAGGTAAACGTTTGAATTCCATCACCCTTCGGGCCGATGCCCATCATATTTTCACGGATGTCTGGACTTCCATCGGTGTGATCATTGCCATTCTCCTCGTCAAAATCACAGGTTGGCTGATTCTCGATCCCCTCATTGCCATCGGTGTTGCCCTGAATATTATTTGGACAGGGATAAAACTGATGCGGGAAACCCTATCTGGTCTCCTGGATCAAGCGATTCCCAAAGCTGATATTGACCGTATTATTGAGATTTTTAGCGATTACGAAGTTCAGGAAATTCGCTTTCATTTGCTCCGAACTCGCCTGGCTGGAGCCGAACGCTTTATTTCCTTTCATGTCCTCGTCCCTGGCTGCTGGACAGTACAAAAAGGCCATGATCTCTGTGAAACCCTGGAAAACGCGATCGCTGCAAAATTACCAGGCAGTCACGTTACCACCCATCTTGAACCAATGGAAGATCCCCGTTCCTGGGAACATTCTCCCAAAGATTAA
- a CDS encoding peroxiredoxin has protein sequence MHRFKWFSLLLALALTLVLILLPTPALALGGPQPLLNQLAPSFTLATNSGDGEISLKDYRGQWVVLYFYPQDFTPGCTLEAQRFQKDLPKYQGLNTQVIGVSADDVVSHEEFCAEEGLRFPLLADTTGTVSKAYGSWLGGRSLRHTYLIDPDGILRERFLGVQPVIHSQEVLARLRELQR, from the coding sequence ATGCACCGATTCAAGTGGTTTTCTTTACTGTTAGCATTGGCTCTAACCCTTGTCCTGATTCTATTGCCGACTCCTGCCTTAGCCTTAGGTGGCCCCCAACCGCTCCTCAATCAACTGGCTCCCAGTTTTACCCTAGCGACCAATAGTGGGGATGGAGAAATCAGTCTGAAGGACTATCGGGGCCAATGGGTGGTTCTATACTTTTATCCTCAAGACTTCACCCCTGGCTGCACCCTCGAAGCTCAACGGTTTCAAAAGGATTTACCCAAGTATCAAGGCCTGAATACCCAAGTCATTGGAGTCAGTGCCGATGATGTGGTTTCCCACGAGGAATTTTGTGCCGAGGAGGGCCTACGATTTCCTCTGTTAGCAGATACAACCGGAACGGTTAGTAAAGCCTACGGTTCCTGGCTAGGGGGTCGCTCTTTACGTCATACCTATCTCATTGATCCCGATGGTATTTTGCGGGAACGCTTTTTAGGGGTTCAACCGGTTATTCATAGTCAGGAAGTTTTGGCTCGCTTACGGGAATTACAGCGTTAA
- a CDS encoding HAMP domain-containing histidine kinase: MFQATRRRLALWYTLVTALLLILFATGIYFYVRQTLVERIDDTLKHVIEVVNRSLVIQPIAAGRYRLNVEASFQENSGAAEDDHIDLEWFNSQGVLLWSTLSEIPQITLPLSRKTETVTFSPDHLLRQVTERIERDHQVLGYLRVSHPWFEVTKPIQQFLLDLTLGLVVMISSVAAIGWFLSGLAMQPIKESYQSLKQFTADASHELRNPIAVIQTNVQMALAYPDADPQQQQQQLRIIERLTQRLGNLVNDLLFLARTDSGTLQFIPKPIPLDALLIEVMEEQRINLESKSSFLSLQIEEPTAEDFQEDFTLLGDWDQLARLFTNLMSNAIEHSHRTDDRETAISLRLKQVKRDRYPSLQVEIKDNGVGIPALALPHIFDRFYRLDPARSHAIGQGTGLGLAIAQAIVINHQGQITVESQEGVGTTFTVTLPFAATLAKVKNV, from the coding sequence ATGTTTCAAGCAACTCGTCGTCGATTGGCATTATGGTACACACTGGTGACGGCTCTATTACTCATTTTATTTGCCACGGGGATCTATTTCTATGTGCGCCAAACCTTGGTAGAACGAATTGATGATACCCTCAAGCACGTTATCGAAGTGGTTAATCGTTCCTTGGTGATCCAGCCGATCGCCGCCGGTCGGTATCGTTTAAATGTGGAAGCCAGTTTTCAGGAAAATAGCGGTGCTGCTGAGGATGATCACATTGATTTGGAATGGTTTAATTCCCAGGGAGTATTGCTTTGGTCAACCTTAAGTGAAATCCCCCAAATTACTTTACCCTTAAGCCGCAAAACGGAAACCGTCACCTTTTCTCCCGATCATCTCCTGCGTCAAGTTACAGAGCGGATTGAACGGGATCATCAGGTCTTAGGATATCTACGGGTCAGTCATCCCTGGTTTGAAGTGACTAAACCAATACAGCAATTTTTACTGGATTTAACCCTGGGTCTTGTCGTCATGATTAGCAGTGTGGCGGCGATCGGTTGGTTTCTATCGGGTTTAGCCATGCAACCTATTAAGGAGTCTTACCAAAGTCTAAAGCAATTTACTGCCGATGCTTCCCACGAATTACGGAATCCGATCGCGGTGATTCAGACTAATGTACAGATGGCCCTCGCTTATCCTGATGCCGATCCCCAACAACAACAGCAACAACTCAGGATTATTGAACGTTTAACCCAACGTTTAGGCAATCTGGTGAATGACCTGCTCTTTCTAGCCCGAACGGATAGCGGCACGCTCCAATTCATTCCTAAACCCATTCCCCTCGATGCGCTTTTGATTGAGGTCATGGAAGAACAACGGATTAATTTAGAGTCCAAAAGCAGTTTTCTTTCCCTACAAATCGAAGAACCGACCGCCGAAGATTTTCAGGAGGACTTTACACTGTTAGGAGATTGGGATCAACTAGCCCGTCTATTCACCAATTTAATGAGTAATGCTATTGAACATAGCCATCGGACAGATGACCGAGAAACAGCCATTAGCCTCAGATTGAAACAGGTTAAACGCGATCGCTATCCCTCTCTTCAGGTTGAGATTAAAGACAACGGGGTGGGAATTCCGGCCTTGGCTCTTCCCCATATATTTGACCGCTTTTATCGTCTTGATCCTGCTCGTTCCCATGCAATCGGTCAGGGGACAGGACTAGGATTGGCGATCGCTCAAGCCATTGTGATCAATCATCAAGGGCAAATTACCGTAGAAAGTCAAGAAGGAGTGGGAACAACTTTTACTGTCACCCTACCGTTTGCGGCTACCCTTGCTAAGGTCAAAAACGTCTAA
- a CDS encoding class I SAM-dependent methyltransferase, translated as MPKPSSNRVSSVTRYQNAALNYYLKLTGSPYLHYGYWEPLPTSIEERSLYRLRIAQEAYSKKLLSFIPPEIQTLLDVGCGIGGNAFFLLKQGLDVEGLAPDPFQKEKFLEMTEGKAIFHLMKFEDFTPKTLYDLILFSESSQYMAAIDIAQGAAKALKPGGYLLLADMLRSDASYSEGIFSNCHVVAEFDKALSKAGFRLVKREDISPQVAPTLDLAIEHLRQFGLSTGEYIGNVLEIAVPPLYAILKWAYGRWLEKTLLEGLEARKIFDKHLCYEIQLWQRSDENFNF; from the coding sequence ATGCCCAAGCCCTCATCCAATCGAGTTTCCTCCGTTACCCGTTATCAAAATGCTGCCCTTAATTATTATTTAAAACTGACAGGTTCACCCTATCTTCACTATGGTTACTGGGAACCGTTACCCACTTCCATAGAGGAGCGATCGCTGTATCGGTTACGCATTGCTCAGGAAGCCTATTCCAAAAAACTTTTAAGTTTTATACCCCCTGAAATCCAAACCTTATTAGATGTGGGTTGTGGGATTGGTGGGAATGCCTTTTTTCTGCTCAAACAAGGACTAGATGTAGAAGGACTGGCTCCCGATCCTTTTCAAAAAGAAAAATTTTTAGAGATGACAGAGGGTAAAGCCATTTTTCATTTGATGAAATTTGAAGACTTTACCCCTAAGACCTTGTACGACCTGATTCTTTTTAGTGAAAGTAGTCAATATATGGCGGCGATCGATATTGCCCAGGGAGCGGCTAAGGCTCTTAAACCAGGCGGTTATCTTCTCTTGGCAGATATGCTGCGCTCTGATGCCAGCTATAGCGAGGGAATTTTTTCTAATTGTCATGTCGTTGCAGAATTTGATAAAGCTCTATCTAAAGCCGGATTTCGTCTAGTGAAACGGGAAGATATTTCTCCACAAGTTGCCCCCACATTGGATTTAGCCATTGAACATTTACGTCAGTTTGGGTTAAGTACAGGAGAATATATTGGCAATGTACTGGAAATAGCTGTTCCTCCTTTATACGCAATTCTCAAATGGGCCTATGGACGTTGGCTAGAAAAAACTCTTTTAGAAGGATTAGAAGCCCGTAAAATTTTTGACAAGCATCTTTGCTATGAAATTCAACTTTGGCAGCGATCAGACGAGAATTTTAATTTCTAG